The following coding sequences are from one Paenibacillus sp. JDR-2 window:
- a CDS encoding class I SAM-dependent methyltransferase codes for MESRFHRARTEEMKYHEKFYAEHELFAPGTWIAKPVKAIMDTFALLDPYQMRVLDLGSGVGRNAIPIAQAIKANNGKVTAVDLLPSAVAILQENAEKYDVINHLEAVVADIEHFQIPAESYDYIIACSSLEHVSSADAFRRVVARMIEGTRSRGIHAILMSTQTEELDYSTGVVSEGLIELNLSTDEAFHLLRECYSGWEIVLERVIPQAVQEIKYGKSIEYRGNWLTYIVRRTS; via the coding sequence TTGGAATCGAGATTTCACCGGGCAAGAACCGAAGAAATGAAGTACCATGAGAAGTTTTATGCGGAACATGAGTTGTTTGCTCCCGGAACTTGGATTGCTAAACCTGTAAAAGCCATTATGGATACTTTCGCATTGCTGGATCCGTATCAGATGCGTGTTTTGGATCTTGGCAGCGGTGTTGGGCGAAATGCCATTCCCATTGCTCAAGCGATCAAAGCGAATAACGGAAAGGTGACAGCTGTCGATCTCCTCCCTTCTGCTGTCGCGATTTTACAGGAGAATGCGGAAAAATACGATGTTATAAATCATCTTGAAGCCGTAGTTGCGGATATCGAGCATTTCCAGATTCCGGCGGAATCCTATGACTATATCATTGCTTGCTCTTCCCTTGAGCACGTGTCCTCCGCAGATGCTTTTCGTAGGGTTGTTGCCCGAATGATAGAAGGGACAAGATCCCGAGGGATTCATGCAATCTTAATGAGCACTCAGACTGAGGAGCTGGATTATAGTACCGGCGTAGTGTCGGAAGGATTAATAGAATTAAACCTGTCGACAGACGAAGCTTTTCATCTCTTGAGAGAATGTTATAGCGGTTGGGAGATTGTGTTGGAGAGAGTGATTCCCCAGGCCGTTCAAGAAATCAAATACGGGAAGTCTATCGAATACCGGGGGAATTGGCTGACTTATATCGTTCGTCGTACAAGCTGA
- a CDS encoding FAD-binding protein, producing MAKEKNWAGNYTYNALEYLYPENVEQVQEIVVRNSKLRVLGSRHSFNGIADSHASLVSLQKMNRVLELDKVNNRVKVEGGIRYGDLGEYLHREGYALHNLASLPHITIAGAIATATHGSGDRNGNLATAVYALEIVKADGTITVFSRDDEDGKFIGAVVGLGALGVVTAITLDIQPSFEISQYIYDLLPLAQLENNFDAIYSSAYSVSLFTDWKGSAINQVWQKRLVHEGSAGDVLAEFYGASLAEAKRHPVPEQTAENCSEQFGVPGPWHERLPHFRMDFTPSAGEELQTEYFVAREHAYEAISSIRELGEQIAPLLFISEIRTVAADELWLSPSYQQDTVGFHFTWKPDWEAVKQVLPLIESKLEKYNARPHWGKVFTMPAERVQSLFEKLPEFRELMLECDPDGKFRNDFINEYVMA from the coding sequence GTGGCAAAAGAGAAAAATTGGGCAGGCAATTACACGTATAATGCCTTGGAATATCTCTATCCGGAGAATGTGGAACAAGTGCAGGAGATTGTTGTTCGAAACAGCAAGCTGAGAGTGCTAGGCTCGAGACATTCCTTTAACGGGATCGCGGATTCGCATGCAAGCCTGGTGTCGCTTCAGAAGATGAATCGTGTACTTGAATTGGATAAGGTAAACAACCGCGTAAAAGTAGAAGGCGGCATTCGTTACGGAGATCTGGGCGAATATTTGCATCGGGAAGGTTACGCGCTTCATAATCTGGCGTCGCTGCCGCATATTACGATAGCGGGAGCTATTGCAACGGCAACTCATGGCTCCGGTGACCGGAACGGCAATCTGGCAACCGCTGTTTATGCCCTTGAAATCGTAAAAGCGGATGGAACAATCACCGTATTCTCCCGGGATGACGAGGACGGAAAGTTTATTGGAGCTGTAGTCGGCTTAGGGGCTTTAGGCGTTGTAACAGCCATTACGCTGGACATTCAGCCATCCTTTGAGATTAGTCAATATATCTATGATCTTCTCCCGCTGGCGCAACTCGAGAATAACTTCGATGCCATTTACTCCAGCGCTTACAGCGTCAGTCTCTTTACGGATTGGAAGGGTTCTGCCATTAATCAAGTCTGGCAAAAGAGATTGGTTCACGAGGGCTCGGCAGGGGATGTGCTAGCGGAATTTTACGGAGCCAGCCTCGCGGAAGCGAAGCGCCATCCGGTACCGGAGCAAACTGCGGAAAATTGCAGCGAGCAGTTTGGAGTGCCGGGTCCATGGCATGAACGTCTGCCGCATTTCCGCATGGATTTCACCCCTAGTGCCGGCGAAGAGCTGCAAACGGAATATTTTGTGGCCCGCGAGCATGCCTACGAAGCGATTAGTTCAATCAGGGAGCTTGGCGAGCAGATCGCCCCGCTGTTGTTTATTTCCGAGATTCGTACCGTTGCTGCGGATGAGCTGTGGTTAAGCCCAAGCTATCAGCAGGACACCGTTGGCTTCCATTTTACCTGGAAACCGGACTGGGAAGCGGTGAAGCAGGTGCTGCCGCTTATCGAATCCAAGCTGGAGAAGTATAACGCAAGACCGCATTGGGGCAAGGTATTTACGATGCCGGCGGAGCGAGTCCAATCCCTGTTTGAGAAGCTGCCGGAATTCCGTGAATTGATGCTGGAATGCGACCCGGACGGGAAATTCAGGAATGATTTCATAAATGAGTATGTTATGGCGTAA
- a CDS encoding DegV family protein — translation MPGIRIVTDSTTDLPKELLDQHEVEVIPLSVYVDGETYEDNVTIFPLDFIRKMKMASELPKTSQPAVGVFLDTYDRFGKNGDTIISIHMTSGLSGTFASASAAAEMSDSKVIVIDSQMISQALGFQVIEAAKLAREGHTVQQIKTRLKSMLENTSLLVVVDTLENLVKGGRIGKAKGWISSVLSIKPIAMLQEGVYTPITKVRTSSQIIKSLMERFKSDTEGKEITEIGISHADNLSLAERLREEISRITATPVRIRPATPVITTHTGPGAIGFMYCAE, via the coding sequence ATGCCCGGCATCAGGATTGTTACCGATTCCACAACGGATTTACCTAAGGAACTGCTCGACCAGCATGAAGTGGAGGTCATTCCTCTGTCGGTGTATGTTGACGGGGAGACGTACGAAGATAACGTAACGATTTTTCCGCTTGATTTTATTCGAAAAATGAAAATGGCCTCCGAGCTCCCGAAAACCTCGCAGCCCGCCGTTGGCGTATTTCTCGATACGTACGATAGGTTCGGCAAGAATGGCGACACCATTATTTCCATTCATATGACAAGCGGTCTAAGCGGTACCTTTGCGTCGGCTAGCGCCGCTGCCGAGATGTCCGACAGCAAGGTGATCGTTATTGACTCTCAAATGATCTCCCAAGCGCTTGGGTTTCAAGTCATTGAAGCGGCTAAGCTTGCTAGAGAAGGACACACGGTCCAGCAAATCAAGACGAGATTAAAAAGCATGTTAGAAAATACTTCATTATTAGTTGTCGTGGACACATTGGAAAATCTCGTAAAGGGAGGCCGTATCGGCAAAGCAAAGGGCTGGATCAGCTCGGTGCTCAGCATTAAGCCGATCGCGATGCTGCAGGAAGGCGTGTATACGCCGATTACCAAGGTCCGGACTTCATCCCAGATTATTAAGAGCTTAATGGAACGATTCAAGAGCGATACCGAAGGCAAAGAGATAACCGAGATCGGAATCTCTCATGCCGATAATCTATCCTTAGCCGAGCGGCTTCGCGAAGAGATTAGCCGGATCACGGCAACGCCAGTCCGTATTCGTCCGGCAACACCGGTTATTACGACTCATACCGGTCCCGGGGCTATAGGGTTTATGTATTGCGCGGAGTAA
- a CDS encoding discoidin domain-containing protein, protein MPRKTRSSRLFIYVLTLALLVLQLPYSAIVSAASATYEAESAARSGGVVVATDHTGYSGSGFAGGYTDANKGNAATAFAVSASTAGSYTTALRYSNGTGSAKTLSLYVNGAKLKQISLSATPDWNSWSTQTETVSLNSGSNAITYKFDATDSGNVNLDNIVVSDTSTGTTPSGTNLALNKPIASNNNYAGFAATNAVDGNISTYYEGAANSYSNILTVDLGSAQSVNSVVLKLPASWGTRTQTLSVAASADNNTFNTAAASNTYTFNPSSGNTVTLSFTATSARYIRVNFTANSGSTGGQVSELEVYGSGGTVTPPTSPAGTYEAEAAVLSGGASVATDHADYSGTGFVGGFIDTNKGNASAIFNVNVAAAGSYTVTLKYANGSTAAQTLSLYTNGTKSLQTSLQATANWDTWSTKADTVTLNAGNNTIMYRYDTTDTGNVNIDKIDVAIVETPPVTPPPSGTYGATMPYDTYEAESLTYTGTVVGPNTTFGNLASEASGRKAVQLAAAGQYVQFTLAKAAKGVTIRYSIPDNAAGTGIDSAISMYIGGTLFKDINLTSKYSWNYGAWGTEGGEIRWSNNPNATPTTPHHLYDEVSVVLNQEYPAGTVIKLQRNASNLNFSSTANVTIDLIETEAIPAALTMPSNYVSITSYGAVANDGADDTTAINNAINAVKNSGGTYKGVWIPSGTFTLNNGNKGAGYDGSGTRLYLDSGVSMKGAGIWYSTLSGNYAGLYLRGGNVTVSDFKISANDIIRDDYNGVSGVEGNGTNSALTNLWIEHAKVGFWLTNQTNNATISNSRIRDVWADGLNLHYGTSNSTVTNNSVRNSGDDGLAMWSDTYLDTNNTFSYNTVQIPTLANNIAIYGGKDNKVIGNLLTDTVVNGSGISFGTNFNPPSMTGTLTVQDNVLIRTGSYHKDYGYQIGAIWAYWLNNAGKAQNLTVAVSGNAIQDSIYSGIFIEEPAPSISVTYASNTITNSGTYGVYIRGTATGSSVFNNNTVNGAPSGKFSNTSSSFTVTGSGNNW, encoded by the coding sequence ATGCCCAGAAAGACAAGAAGCAGCAGGCTCTTCATTTATGTACTCACTCTGGCTTTATTGGTTCTTCAATTGCCTTACTCCGCGATTGTATCCGCAGCATCCGCAACCTATGAAGCTGAATCGGCAGCCCGATCCGGCGGCGTGGTTGTTGCGACCGACCATACAGGCTATTCCGGCTCCGGTTTTGCGGGAGGATATACGGATGCGAATAAAGGCAATGCAGCCACAGCCTTTGCAGTAAGTGCCAGCACCGCAGGCAGCTACACAACAGCGCTAAGATATTCTAACGGAACAGGCTCGGCGAAAACATTAAGCTTGTACGTCAATGGTGCAAAGCTGAAACAAATCTCGCTTTCGGCAACGCCGGACTGGAACAGTTGGTCCACTCAAACCGAAACCGTGTCCTTGAATTCGGGCAGCAACGCAATCACATATAAATTCGATGCTACGGATTCCGGCAATGTGAATCTGGACAACATCGTCGTCAGCGATACGTCCACTGGAACAACGCCATCCGGAACGAACTTGGCCTTGAACAAGCCGATCGCATCGAACAATAATTACGCCGGGTTCGCTGCAACCAATGCCGTGGACGGAAACATCTCCACTTATTACGAAGGTGCAGCTAACTCGTATTCAAACATCCTGACAGTAGACCTCGGAAGCGCGCAAAGCGTAAACTCCGTTGTCCTCAAGCTTCCGGCTTCCTGGGGAACGAGAACACAGACTTTATCCGTCGCGGCAAGCGCCGATAATAATACCTTTAATACCGCGGCAGCTTCCAATACGTACACGTTTAACCCGTCTTCCGGCAATACGGTTACGCTATCTTTTACAGCAACGTCAGCCAGATATATCCGAGTAAACTTTACCGCTAACTCCGGTTCTACAGGCGGGCAGGTTTCTGAGCTAGAGGTGTATGGAAGCGGAGGTACCGTAACTCCACCTACTTCTCCAGCGGGAACCTATGAAGCGGAGGCTGCCGTATTGTCCGGCGGTGCTTCCGTTGCAACGGATCACGCGGATTACAGCGGAACCGGCTTTGTAGGAGGATTTATTGATACCAATAAAGGCAATGCCTCGGCAATTTTCAATGTAAACGTGGCAGCGGCAGGCAGCTATACGGTTACGTTAAAATATGCAAACGGTTCCACGGCAGCGCAAACGCTTAGTCTCTATACGAACGGAACTAAATCGTTGCAAACTTCTCTTCAGGCAACCGCAAACTGGGATACTTGGAGCACAAAAGCCGATACGGTAACCTTAAATGCCGGCAACAACACCATCATGTACAGGTACGATACAACCGACACCGGCAATGTGAATATCGACAAAATCGATGTAGCGATTGTAGAGACCCCTCCGGTAACTCCTCCGCCATCCGGAACCTATGGGGCAACGATGCCTTATGACACATATGAGGCTGAATCGTTGACCTATACGGGAACGGTTGTAGGGCCAAATACGACCTTTGGCAATCTTGCCTCGGAAGCTTCCGGCCGGAAAGCCGTACAGCTTGCGGCGGCTGGCCAGTACGTGCAATTCACATTGGCGAAGGCTGCAAAAGGCGTAACGATCCGTTACTCCATTCCGGATAACGCGGCAGGAACAGGCATTGATTCGGCTATCAGCATGTACATTGGAGGCACGTTGTTTAAAGATATCAATCTGACATCCAAATACAGCTGGAACTACGGGGCTTGGGGAACGGAGGGCGGGGAGATCCGCTGGTCGAATAATCCAAACGCCACGCCAACAACTCCGCATCATCTGTATGACGAAGTATCGGTTGTGCTGAATCAGGAGTACCCGGCAGGTACGGTTATCAAGCTGCAGAGGAATGCATCGAACCTGAACTTCAGCTCAACGGCAAATGTGACAATCGACCTGATCGAAACGGAAGCCATTCCGGCTGCTCTAACGATGCCATCCAATTATGTATCCATCACCAGTTACGGCGCCGTAGCCAATGACGGCGCGGATGATACAACAGCCATCAACAATGCCATCAATGCGGTAAAAAATTCCGGCGGGACCTATAAAGGCGTATGGATTCCATCCGGTACGTTTACCTTGAATAACGGGAATAAAGGCGCAGGTTATGACGGCAGCGGCACCAGGCTGTATCTCGACAGCGGCGTCTCGATGAAAGGCGCGGGCATCTGGTATTCGACTCTGTCCGGCAACTATGCGGGACTGTATCTGCGCGGAGGCAACGTTACGGTCTCCGACTTCAAAATCAGCGCGAACGATATCATCCGCGATGATTACAACGGCGTATCCGGCGTAGAAGGCAACGGAACGAATTCCGCTCTGACGAACCTGTGGATCGAGCATGCGAAGGTAGGCTTCTGGCTGACCAACCAGACGAATAACGCAACGATCTCGAATTCCAGAATCCGTGACGTATGGGCGGACGGATTGAATCTTCATTACGGTACATCCAATTCAACGGTGACGAACAACTCGGTCCGCAACAGCGGTGACGACGGTCTGGCGATGTGGTCGGATACTTATCTGGATACGAACAACACGTTCAGCTACAATACGGTTCAAATTCCTACTCTCGCGAACAACATTGCCATTTATGGCGGTAAAGACAACAAGGTGATCGGCAATCTGCTGACCGATACGGTGGTTAACGGTTCGGGTATTTCGTTTGGAACAAACTTTAATCCTCCTTCGATGACAGGAACGCTGACTGTACAAGATAACGTACTGATTCGGACGGGTTCCTATCATAAAGATTACGGCTATCAAATCGGTGCGATTTGGGCATATTGGCTGAATAATGCGGGCAAAGCCCAGAACCTGACGGTTGCTGTATCCGGAAATGCCATTCAGGATAGTATCTACAGCGGTATTTTTATTGAAGAACCGGCTCCAAGCATTTCGGTTACGTATGCTTCGAACACGATTACCAATTCAGGAACTTACGGGGTGTACATCCGGGGAACCGCAACCGGCAGCTCCGTCTTTAACAATAATACGGTAAACGGCGCGCCATCCGGCAAGTTTTCCAATACGTCAAGCAGCTTTACGGTAACGGGTTCAGGCAATAACTGGTGA
- a CDS encoding DUF350 domain-containing protein translates to MTVVINLVVSVVVIIILQLAGMLFFSLMTPFNDLEELKKGNMAVGLAFGGKFLSTALIVGVAAYTNTSIWNMMLWFLVGYFILVASYWIFELVTPGIRISEHLQKGNIAIGALLCFVFIGTSFAVSSLII, encoded by the coding sequence GTGACCGTTGTAATCAATCTTGTTGTCAGCGTTGTCGTTATCATTATTTTGCAATTAGCCGGTATGCTGTTCTTTAGCTTGATGACGCCGTTTAACGATCTGGAGGAATTAAAGAAAGGAAATATGGCCGTTGGGCTCGCGTTTGGCGGGAAGTTTTTGTCTACGGCACTGATCGTTGGCGTTGCGGCTTATACGAATACGTCCATATGGAATATGATGCTGTGGTTCCTGGTGGGCTACTTCATTCTCGTGGCTTCCTATTGGATCTTCGAACTTGTAACGCCGGGTATTAGAATCTCCGAGCATCTGCAAAAGGGGAATATCGCCATTGGAGCGCTTCTGTGCTTCGTGTTTATAGGAACAAGCTTTGCTGTCAGCAGCTTGATTATATAG
- a CDS encoding glutathionylspermidine synthase family protein, translating to MTITTEVFTVIGEPDTDRTRKVGILKDMGFSWADLESETYWIDQVVGMDRTIYEELEQASRELWLILDKTARYIHGKHDLYQLIGIPTILWDLIDSLPMPEKGVMSRYARFDYAISPDGSIKMLELNADTPTGYVEASIATPWLCELAGIRNVNGKMKELVASAWAIERPDTVACVAYGSHLEDSGTIEALAKHSGLNVRLEDCLNLWVDEGILKNGQGKPIHRMFALYPKEWMAHDDGGEALAYAVEKGYLNLFNSVHSILLQSKGLQAAAWGLYELDVLFDKHERETIERYMLPTYNKPVFDGDFVSKSMFGREGGSVKMFDQSGELEMEDQEAFDTSELFPVVYQKRTRLSRIRTAAGELHLLVGMFMINGETAGLLGRAGGPITGNSSHFIPIGVLEPDEEINDNR from the coding sequence ATGACGATTACAACGGAGGTATTCACGGTAATTGGAGAGCCGGATACAGACCGGACCCGCAAGGTCGGGATTCTTAAGGATATGGGATTTAGCTGGGCGGATCTGGAGTCGGAGACCTACTGGATTGATCAGGTGGTTGGAATGGACCGTACGATTTACGAAGAGCTTGAACAAGCCTCAAGGGAACTTTGGCTGATTCTGGACAAAACCGCGCGCTACATACACGGCAAACATGATTTATACCAGTTGATCGGCATCCCGACTATATTATGGGATTTAATAGATTCGTTGCCTATGCCGGAGAAGGGTGTAATGAGCAGATACGCTAGATTTGATTATGCCATTTCGCCTGACGGCAGCATCAAGATGCTAGAGTTAAACGCGGATACGCCTACCGGTTATGTGGAAGCCTCTATCGCAACGCCGTGGTTATGCGAGTTGGCCGGGATCCGGAATGTTAACGGGAAAATGAAAGAATTGGTTGCATCCGCCTGGGCGATTGAGAGGCCGGATACGGTTGCTTGCGTCGCGTACGGTTCGCATTTGGAGGATTCGGGGACAATAGAAGCCTTAGCCAAGCATAGCGGTCTAAACGTCCGACTGGAGGATTGCTTAAACCTATGGGTGGATGAGGGCATTTTAAAAAACGGGCAAGGAAAGCCGATCCATAGAATGTTTGCTCTCTATCCGAAGGAATGGATGGCGCATGACGACGGGGGAGAAGCGTTGGCTTATGCGGTAGAGAAAGGTTACTTGAATTTGTTCAACTCCGTTCATAGCATCCTGCTTCAATCGAAAGGTCTGCAAGCCGCGGCATGGGGATTATATGAACTGGATGTTCTATTTGATAAACATGAACGCGAAACGATAGAGCGGTATATGCTGCCGACCTACAATAAGCCCGTATTCGACGGGGATTTTGTATCCAAATCGATGTTTGGACGCGAAGGCGGTTCGGTCAAGATGTTCGATCAGTCGGGCGAGCTGGAGATGGAGGATCAAGAGGCGTTTGATACAAGCGAATTATTTCCTGTCGTGTATCAAAAAAGAACCCGGCTGTCCCGCATCCGCACCGCGGCCGGAGAGCTGCACCTCTTGGTTGGCATGTTTATGATCAACGGAGAGACGGCTGGACTTCTTGGGCGCGCCGGGGGACCTATTACCGGCAATTCAAGTCATTTTATCCCGATTGGAGTGTTGGAACCCGATGAAGAAATTAACGATAACCGCTAG